GAAATGCCAAAATCTGCTTGAAGGCTTTGTAACACCAGCCAGGTAGCATTAAAGACACATCAGTCTCATCCTGTGACCTGCCATTCCATTTTCACAGGCTACCTTCAGTCCCACCGGTCACAGCTATTGACAGAGGAGTGGCTTTCAAGAATTTTGGACTGATATTACCAGCTTTTAGAAtggacatgaatgaaaaaatggtttaaaacaATAAACAGGTAAAATATTCAACATGAAGGTTGAATAAGCCAAAGCACTGACTCAAATTTCATTCGAGTCAAGAAGAGACTTCCTGTTACAGACAAGGATTTTGGCTGACAAAGAATTCTCCTTAATTAATAATTCACTTCCTTGTTACAGATTTCGTGCACCTAGGAATTATGTTCCAGCTAGCTTGAGGAAGATTGCTACAATAAAACCCAGACAATTAACTTGTGAACTAGGACAGAAGAATGGCCACTTTCTACCCTTCATTCTGGACAGTATGGCAATCCATCTACCTTGTACATTCATCCCCCATACCTCAGTTAGCATCTTTTTACTCTGAAAGGAAGCCCTCAGCAGTGTGCCAGAGACTAATTTGGCTCCCTTCTCACAGATATTAATTAAACCCTCATCCATATGAGGACTGGAAGATGAGTCCTTTTCCCttgtaatgttttaaaatgcaattaagaGTAAATGGTACAACTGAAAGATGCCTAGACACACACAGATGGGTTCCATATGCAGAACAATTTGCCACAAGCAACATTCATTCCAAACACAAGGTGATGGCACCAGGACAAGCCAAGGAAGAATGGGGCTTAATTAAATTTCATTAGAAGAACATAAAATCTTTACACAGCACTCTGTAACAGCTCTGTCTCAAACATTGCCTGATCAAATCCCTTGGACTGTGGTATAACAGTTCTTCTTCAACCATGCCACTGGGACTCCAGGTGTTTCAACAGTACTGGCAGCCTTCTGTACCCTGGGAAGGAGACAGTGACCCTGAGgctgcagcaagagcagctccTGTCACCAGAAGGGTTTTAATCCAGCCACACCCCACCTGCCacttgaggggaaaaagagggtGTGTAGTTCTCAGTAAATTGGGAAAACCATATATTATCACAGCAGCTTCACTTTTGtactaattaaaaaatacatatataggCTGGGGGGAGATAAAGACTTGTGACAAGTGCACACAAGACATAAATATTATCTGGATAGGAAAATATCAGAATTTGAAAACACCAGAAGCTTGCATGCAAGTTAAAACTCACTATTATTAGTCCGAttcccctttcccattccctttGGTTCCTCTGTGAAAAACAGAGCTGGTGAAAGCTCAGTTTTCTTCAGAGTGAGATTCCTTCAGCAGAAGGAACACTGATGATTTTATATGCATTCAGAGAATTTGCATTCattcatgaattttttttcattttcctggaaGCAACCAAGGCACTGGCAGGAGTTAAGAGAAGCTACAAGTCCACCTGCCTGTATAAGCTTGAAACAACCCTAAGCCACGTGCTGCTTGCTTGACCTGCCTGTTCTCAAAATCCTGGTGCCAGCCTCCCAACAGCTCCTTACCCTCCACACCTGCAATGCTCTCTTTGGTGAATGCAAATCACACTTTGGTAACCATCACCTAAACCAGCAGAAAAGCACTGTAAAAAAGAAGTGACTGACCAGCATGCACACAGTTTTTGAAAAtcctctattttttcccctctggtgcTAAGCAGGCAcacagtaaaacaaacaaaacaccaatctgaaaatggattttctgtCTAGGTGGCTTTAAATAAGACTGAATGATGAAACAGCCTGAACCTTTGGCACAGAGAAAGACTGTTCAAAGTGAACACCCCTAGAGAAGGAAATGCCAGAGTTAAAGGAGGAATGGACAAAGCAGATAAAGCTGTCAGTTCTGGCAGAGGGGAGAGGCTAAGAAGTTCCTAAATCCTAGAGTAAAACCCAGGATGGAAAGAATCCGAGCCAAAGCCAGGCTGTTCTGAATTTGTATGCACCCTATAAAAGGCCTGACAAAGATActttcactgaaataaaaccTGAAGGCTTGAATTTATTCAAGAATGAACCTTGTTTCTTTTGTGCACATTCAATAACAGTTCAAAGGACCAAAATTCAATTttgctactttaaaaaaaaacataaactCTTCAACTCACTGAGCATCCTGAGCAACACAGATACACTGAAGTGTCTGCTGGATGTGGCAGAATGAACACCTTTCTGACCTGCagaagcaaaccaaaacaacagctTGAAGTAGATTTGTTTTGAACCACATAATGTTCTATGCgtatctaaaaaaaaaaccaaatgaaaacacccaaacctttctgtggCACAGCAATTGTCACTTCAAAGGATTTTTCACACCCCTGATTACATCTGGTTTCCTTCAGAGATTGCTCTGAATACAAAATAGATATGCTGTGAAATAAAAGCTACTTCATACCATAACGTTACCATTATTTGTCAACATCTAGctctaatatttattttcttctagtttAGCATAACTTGCTGCATACGACCACAGAGACCTGATGCAATCTATTCAGCTCTTGTACTGCAGTTTTTCCTCCACCAGCTGCAAGTTAACTGATTTCAGTGGATATCTGAACACTGCCCTATTTTATCTGGGCCTACCATGACATTTTGAAAGGACCCAAGTAACTCTGAACACCACAAAGAATTCACAGATCTCAttgatggaaatattttttattagaaaGAGTAACAAAGTGCTTCCCATAGGTTTCATTCAATACAGAGATTTTAAGAAataagatttttcctttttataagGACAGCTTTGATGCGATGATGTTTCAGCGCCAACAGGGTTCTCCAAGATTCTCCTGCAGAGCTTCTCTGTAGACACTCTTTCAACCATTTATGCATTTGGCAGGCATGAAACAGCACTGAAGAGTCCATCCCTTAAAAAATGGAGGCTATGTAAAACGCTTGTAATGTGTAAAACACTGGCCAACAGGAATTATATtgtttgttgtggtttaacaGAGATTTGAGGGACAATTCTTTCATACAGTCCTACACACAGATGCATAAAGGTGCTTTTAGTTCtatcaataataataatagtatgTAACAGCATAAATAACATTATCAATTTTTACTATATAGACAACTGtgaaattggcttttttttcttttcaaaaattaaCCTCTTGCTTTTTTAGCTAGGGACATCCTTTGAACATTTGGTGCTTCCTTTGCCTTCTGGATGGAATAAAGAACACAAGCAAGGACTGTTcacccatttcccccccatttttggcACACATTTATGATCAGATTTCTTTGGACGCACATTTGCACCGTTTCACCACATTCCACTTTCCACTCTTTATGTCTGATTCTATCCCAGTTCCCCCTTTTCCTTAgttcctcctgccttccctgcaaACGAGAAGGGGATAGTACAGTAATAGCACAAAATTTAGGACAGACATTTCAGTACAAATTGTTATATACAAGGGAATGTATGAAACCAAACAGGAGAGGGGGATTATCCATGCAATGCattcttcttttcccattttcaagCCAACCTTACACCACTAGCACTGTTTTTTCAGGTTGTTAAAAAGGTAAAACTTCTGTAAAGGACAAGACATAGTTATCCATAAGAAAAACCACCTAAGACATCCACTAAACACAATATCAGCCCCAAAGCTACCCTACCTTTCCCCAGAGTACACGTACACAAACATGAACATTGAACAAGCAACTGAACTGAATTCATGAGTGCAAcagtcacagctctgctcacactGAAAGGTCACATGCATATCAACAATGTCCTCACTGAGGCTGCTGGTCACACCCGTGGTTCAGTGTTCCCCCTTCCTTATGTACAGAGCCCAATCACCACTTCAAGGAAATACCACATGCCATCTCACAGCACAGCACCTTTACACAACAGAACTACAGCAACGAGGGTAGCACAGATACACTTCTTCCTACAGGATGAAGAGAATTAGATGAGATCCTCTGTACAGTAACTGGATtgtgggaagaaagaaaggattttttttttttttacttttaacaaCAGGATGCTTTTGTAATACAGCCCTTATACAGGAGGAGAATACACATAACTCCATCATTCTAGCTATACAAATCTGCAAAGATGTAAACAGATGTTCTCCTTATAGGGGACTtgaaacaaacccaaagctTACCCCTAGGCACTTCTGAGTACAGAGCTCCTGGCTCTGAGTTCAGCCTGTACTTGCTGTCCAAGATTTCCCTGCCACCAGCAGAACTATTTAATCAGGTGCCAATCAACACAGGTTGCCATCTAACTACACAGCTGGGCCTCAGTCCTGCAGTCCTGCTGCTTCAGCAGAGCCTCCTGAATCCACATGCAGGGTCATCTGAAGATCCAGAGAGGTGACCTGCCTCCACAGAAGGATACTACTTGCTCATTAGAAAAGCACAGAGACACATCTAGAGATGGCATTTCAGTACAAAAGACTCTAGAGGAGCTGGGCTTTCATGTTCACTGCCCTAAATAACAATTATTTTCCTAACAGGAAAGTCTATAAGAACTGGGGCCAGGAGTCCTGGAAATAGCCTAACAGACAAATGATCCATGCAAAAAGCTGGACTTGAGAATccagctgcaggaatgggaCTATAGAGAACCCTCCCTAAACTTTAAAAGTCTTTGAATAAGACAACATCTTCAACTAATTTATTGTTGTAAAAACATTTAGGAAAAAGTCACTGCAAAAGGTTGAgtaattttctgtaaatttcACATCTCCTATTACATCTCTTCAAGCAAATATGTAATTTCACTCTACCACAGGTGAAATCATTTTTGCAATTAAGTTTCTTGCTAAGAGTAATGTACAACAAATATTAAACTGGTAGCCTATTTAGCAGCAGTAGTAAAGTATAAGCAGTAAAGATTCTGtcccatttttctgtttctcttcagaaaaagaagagaacttGGATATACCCAGCACACCCCTGAagtggctgctggggaggggagtgAATTTTGCACCCACTCCTGAATCTATATAACCTATTCTCTAGGCTGTGTGTGACATATACCTGTAGGTAGGCATTTTTGCTGCCTAGTATGGAAAGGAACCAGTTAAGACTACTAAATAAAATGACCACCTGGTTTCAACTCCATTCTTGCCTTGCATGAGGAAACAGGTCGAGTTGGCTTAGGTGCACAAAACTTTAGCTTGTGTGGGCCCACACTGCAGCAAACGTGGGAAGCATTGCGAGATCTGGTCTGGTATCTGGTTGTTCAGCCACTTGTCACACCACCCAGAGGAAGCAGACAACATTCATGCTTTCTGGAATGGCAAGTGTCCAACACTGCAGCTGGAACTACCTACAAACTCCATGAATTATCCAAATATTTATCTTAAGAAGGAGGGCTGGGGGAAAGAGCAAGTacgaaaaataaagaaagaaaaatagcagcaggagctgagtaCATTTCCAAAAAACAACGCAGTGCTACACTAGACTGCTTGGCCAATGTAGGATTGCAATTCCTCCTGAACAACAGCTGAAGTCTTGTCTGATGTCACTAACATTAGTATAAGGGCATTTTGCTGCTACAGCTTGTTTCCTGGGGGAGAGCTTACTATAAACTACCTTACCCAAAGTTGCTTTTGTGTCTGGAAATTGTACTCATCTTACAAATGCAGGTTTGTTACCAAATCTCCCTTGCACAGATTTAGCTTTTCAGCAAAACACTAACAAATTATGCAGATTCAGGGAACAAACAGCACATGAGCCCTCTCAGCAGTGAAACAGAGCACAAGAGGACACACAAGTGTCCTCTTAAAACCAGACATGAAATTTTCACTATACAAAGCAAGATCATGGGGAGAgtggaagggaaaatgaaaagccAGTCCTTTGGCTAAGGCCCCAAGAGCGCAGAAAACAGTATATTTCACACCATTACATTACAAACatctcctttcttcccctttctaAAAGATGCAGTAGGGCAGTGCTGATTTGgtttgaaatgtaattttagTCCCCCTCACCGGAAGTCCAGCAATTTGAAGCACTGCAGCTTTTGATATACCACCCATTTACATAAACACATAAATCCACTGACATAGTGACAGTGTTGAAATATGCCATCCAATCAGTATCTATAAAATTTTACTGTTGTACATAAATAATGACAAGGCACAGAACAGCCACCAGTCCAAGAGCTTGTAGGCCAAGAAACCAGAGCATAACCCAGAAGAATATAATTATCACGGGTTCTACTATCCGTTCTCCAAAGTACATCCTTGTGAAGCCTATTCTGATAAGGCTTTTGTTTAGTTCTCCAAACAGAGTTCCCATCTTTTTGTAGTCATCTATCACAGGTTCCATGCTGTGGTTCCTTTGCTCTTGGTGGACCTGTAGGCAgaagacaaaaagaagaaatatgttGTACAATTTTGTTACTGTGATTCTGAACAAGTCTCTCATCTGTTTCTATCTGAATGCATAAAACTAAGATACACATGCAATAAATCTACTCTTTAAATCAAGAAATTGAAAATGCTACATAACTTGTGACCTTGGTACAATGCTAAGGATGTAATTTGTCCAAACCTGGGACATCTGAAGTGGTGCTACAAATACATGACAgcctccctccccctccagATGCCACTCTAGAGGAGGTGTGAAGCTCTCCTGCAGGTCATAGATCTTACCTGTCTGTGCAACCTGCCTGTGGTTGTCAGGGCAACCACAATGGAATGAGATGTCTCTAATTCCAGGGAGAGGATTTGGCTGAACTATCTCCAGAACATCTCCAGAACTACAAGAATGATATCAAGTTATTAAACATGAACTATGAAGTGTTTTGCAATGAAGGCCAGGGAACTGAAGGGCTGCTAATCGCTGCTGAAAGAAGGGCACTGCATTTCACCAGGAAAGTGACAAACATCTGTCCCAATGTTGGTGTAAGAAACCATACAAGTCAGACAAAGGAAGACAGATGAAAGGTCAGCACAGATGTAAAGTGGTGGTataaaaaagcaaagggaaggagaaacaAGTTCTGGActttttgtgaaataaaaaaaggcataGCAAATGCACAGGAAGGCAGAGATCCATCTTTAAATGAAGATGCCACAGGTAAATATCAGTGCAGAAAACAGGAATGTTTCACCATGTAAACTGTAACTAGATTAGAGTTTGAGATCCCATCTCTCTTCCCTAGTGTCCAGAGATTCTTTGCACAAAACCTTATTGCCTTGTGTTTGGGTATGACAGGGCAAACATGCTTTCAAGTTGATGAACATGAATCTTCTAATGCTTCCATTAGGCAGCAGTGAAAATACATACAGCAGGTACTCATAAATAATTCAGTTGACTGATCAATAGGTCCTACAAATTGCCCATAAGCTCTATGTGCAATTAGTCTACTCCCAGATTCAAAGCAAACATGCTCCATCTTCAAGGATGAATGCTATTCTGCATCCCTTGTTCTATGGCTTGGTCTTGGTAGAGAAACAGAAATTCCTTTTCACAACAGTGCTAGGCTTTCCATTAGAGAGCAAATAATAAATTGAGTTACCATTCttatagaaaaacaaaaatgcataCAGCATACAGCAAAGACATACGGAAAAGACCAACAGAAAGACCAAcggaaaaaacagcaaagacCAACGGAAGCCAGTATTGTGTTTCTAGGTCAGACTTTAGGCCACCATGCAGAACCTGCTGGCTGAATGCTCTGGGTAAAGCcctacagctgctgctggaagaaaaaccccaagttTTTTCAGTCCCTCAGCTGAAAgtattaggattttttttttcttttttaaatttgcttaCTCATAAAGAGTCTGGTTTAAGCTTCAGTACTGAATCTCATAAAGGGCCAGGTGCAGAAAGCCTAAATAGTAATGTGTTCATAACTAATACTCTGTTCACTCCTTCTGTGCTTCTACAGAACATCCCGAGCAGGGAGAACTGCAGTACTGGAGGGTATGTACAGACAGACGCTCGCCTCTTTTCAGCCAACTTCGCAGGCCCAGGTTGTTTTCTCCCCCTTACCGGATTTTCTTCAGCATATTAGCTTTAACTGTGCTTTatttaattcaatttaattCAAAGAAACATTGACTCATCAATAATCCCAAAGTTTCAAGATCAGTCTCTTTGAGAGAAGCAGGACCCCTTGTGAGCCCCTGTAaacttggcagggctgggaacacaatGGAACTCTTTCCCTCCATTCCCAAAGAGCACAGGGAGACAAATAGACTCTTAGCCTAAGTGTATACTGACCACAACAACtaggggaaaagagaagggatgtgctgagaagggaaaataaatttatttgctTCTTGCATGCAGACACCAGAGAGAGCATGTGACAGATGATGGTGGAGAGGATCAGAGCACAGCTCACATCAAGCAATGCAGAGACCACTTCTGAGAGAACAGCTGAGAAATCACTACATTTTCTAGCCATGGCCAGAGAAACCAGGAGGGGGGAAACATGCGCATCACTTCTTCACCCCTGGCTTGTAAGTGGTACTCAGCAAGGTCCTGGAAGCCTTCCCACAGAGCAAGTGCAGCACTGGCCAGGAGGCTGCCAGCAGGCACAGGTCTGCAGgtccc
The genomic region above belongs to Molothrus aeneus isolate 106 chromosome 4, BPBGC_Maene_1.0, whole genome shotgun sequence and contains:
- the FAM241A gene encoding uncharacterized protein FAM241A, whose protein sequence is MGSAAQLPPPAPLGECEREAGAAAARHRRRPEEQVHQEQRNHSMEPVIDDYKKMGTLFGELNKSLIRIGFTRMYFGERIVEPVIIIFFWVMLWFLGLQALGLVAVLCLVIIYVQQ